From Nitrosopumilus zosterae, the proteins below share one genomic window:
- a CDS encoding Lrp/AsnC ligand binding domain-containing protein produces MHKGFILLNCDLGAEEYIVDELKQMQDVNNAYLTFGAYDVVAEVQTENQDEFERVIAAIRKLSRVVSTMTLNVIKPE; encoded by the coding sequence ATGCACAAAGGATTCATTTTACTAAATTGTGATCTTGGCGCCGAAGAATACATAGTGGACGAACTAAAACAAATGCAAGACGTCAATAATGCATACCTTACTTTTGGTGCATATGACGTGGTTGCAGAAGTGCAAACAGAGAATCAAGATGAATTTGAAAGAGTCATTGCAGCAATTAGAAAGTTATCCAGAGTTGTCAGCACCATGACTCTAAATGTAATAAAGCCCGAATAG
- a CDS encoding DEAD/DEAH box helicase — translation MTKFTELGLKDEILKGIKELGFEEAFPIQEAVIPVLLSGRDVVGQAHTGSGKTAAFALSMLQEIQPKNGIQGLIMAPTRELAIQISDEIKKFGKFTGIKVATVYGGQGMGIQLDALHRGVEIVVATPGRLIDHLKRGSIELRDVTHIVLDEADTMLDMGFVDDISFILDLAPEDRVMSLFSATMPTEILRLSEEYLKNPKQFLLDADDLSGEGIDQSFLVIKDRDKFKYLIDFIKQTKGQSIVFCSTKYRTRDVAKFLHQEKYNAVAIEGDMSQHRREQSMGKFRSGKADILVATDVASRGIDVPRVELVVNYDVPNQEMAYFHRIGRTARAGALGKAITFVSYSSVGDWNLIKRQIKVPIRDLNQEMGIQISIPDPLKRQTPSRRYGGQSRSNYSRGGRSGGYGRSDRSRNPRDDRGGKKRYGDRDNRNSYGGRSRW, via the coding sequence ATGACAAAATTTACAGAATTAGGATTAAAAGATGAGATACTGAAAGGAATTAAAGAGCTTGGGTTTGAGGAAGCATTTCCAATTCAAGAAGCAGTTATTCCAGTACTTCTTTCAGGAAGAGATGTTGTAGGACAAGCACATACAGGATCAGGAAAAACTGCAGCGTTTGCATTATCAATGCTACAAGAGATTCAGCCAAAAAATGGCATTCAGGGATTGATTATGGCGCCTACAAGAGAACTTGCGATACAAATTAGTGATGAAATTAAAAAATTTGGAAAATTCACTGGAATTAAAGTAGCAACAGTCTACGGAGGTCAAGGAATGGGAATACAGCTAGATGCTCTTCATAGAGGAGTAGAAATTGTCGTAGCCACTCCAGGTAGGCTAATTGATCATCTCAAGAGAGGATCAATCGAACTACGAGACGTCACCCATATTGTCCTAGATGAGGCTGACACAATGCTCGATATGGGTTTCGTTGACGATATTTCATTTATTTTGGATTTAGCCCCGGAAGATAGAGTGATGTCATTGTTTTCAGCAACAATGCCTACTGAGATTTTAAGACTGTCTGAAGAATATCTAAAGAACCCAAAACAATTCTTGTTGGATGCAGATGACCTTAGTGGAGAAGGAATTGATCAATCATTTTTGGTGATTAAAGACCGAGATAAATTCAAGTATCTAATTGACTTTATCAAACAAACAAAAGGCCAATCTATTGTATTTTGTTCAACAAAATATAGAACAAGGGATGTGGCAAAGTTTCTACATCAAGAAAAATACAATGCAGTAGCAATTGAAGGAGACATGTCACAACACAGAAGAGAGCAATCCATGGGCAAATTCAGAAGTGGAAAAGCAGACATTCTGGTTGCAACAGACGTAGCATCAAGAGGAATTGACGTTCCAAGAGTAGAATTGGTTGTAAATTATGATGTACCAAATCAAGAGATGGCTTATTTTCACAGAATTGGAAGAACTGCAAGAGCAGGTGCATTAGGTAAAGCAATCACATTTGTTTCATATTCATCAGTAGGAGATTGGAATCTAATCAAACGTCAAATCAAAGTCCCCATTAGAGACTTGAACCAAGAAATGGGAATCCAGATATCCATTCCAGATCCTCTGAAAAGGCAAACGCCTTCAAGAAGATATGGTGGTCAATCAAGATCTAATTATTCTAGAGGAGGACGTTCTGGAGGATATGGAAGATCGGACAGAAGTAGAAATCCCAGGGATGACAGAGGCGGGAAAAAACGATATGGCGACAGAGATAACAGAAACAGCTACGGCGGACGTAGTAGATGGTAA
- a CDS encoding DsbA family protein: MSSNSEFNENSKNITVKKSTFNLLIIGLIVIVGIAAFFAGSYVSNSNQITDEELEEAIAKLELKVLQNQLPTKQPSQQVKISADNDPIIGNPDAPITIIEFSDFQCPFCARFHTQTLPLILEQYIEQGKVKLVFRDFPIQSIHPNALPASVAAECANEQGKFREMHDILFDNQNQWNKQETVDALDLFSDYAMEIQLNQEIFDSCLTSGKYIEEIRKDLDDGRDYGVSGTPGFFVGNEKIGFVELKGAQPFDSFKKIIDAQLDA, translated from the coding sequence ATGAGTTCTAATTCAGAATTTAACGAAAATAGCAAAAACATTACAGTAAAAAAATCAACATTTAATCTGTTAATTATTGGGTTAATTGTCATAGTAGGGATAGCAGCATTTTTTGCGGGATCTTATGTTTCCAACTCTAATCAGATTACAGATGAAGAACTTGAAGAGGCAATTGCAAAATTAGAATTAAAAGTATTGCAAAATCAATTACCAACAAAACAACCTTCCCAACAGGTAAAAATTTCAGCAGATAATGATCCAATTATTGGAAATCCAGATGCGCCGATTACTATAATTGAATTTTCAGATTTTCAATGTCCATTTTGTGCAAGATTCCACACCCAAACACTCCCATTAATTCTTGAGCAATATATTGAACAAGGAAAAGTCAAACTGGTTTTCAGAGATTTTCCCATACAGAGCATTCATCCAAATGCACTACCTGCATCTGTTGCTGCAGAATGTGCAAATGAGCAAGGAAAATTCAGAGAAATGCACGACATATTATTCGATAATCAAAATCAATGGAACAAACAAGAAACTGTAGATGCGCTTGATTTGTTCAGTGATTATGCAATGGAGATTCAATTAAATCAAGAAATATTTGATTCATGTCTTACTAGTGGAAAGTACATTGAAGAGATTAGAAAAGATCTTGACGATGGAAGAGATTATGGAGTGTCAGGCACGCCCGGATTTTTTGTTGGAAATGAAAAAATTGGATTTGTGGAACTAAAAGGAGCACAACCATTTGATAGTTTCAAAAAAATTATTGATGCCCAATTAGATGCATAG
- a CDS encoding pyruvoyl-dependent arginine decarboxylase: protein MLDLVAKKLFLTKGKGVHEDRLTSFEYALRDAGIAGTNLVLISSIFPPKAKLISRKEGLKQISPGQILFTIYSKNQTREPYRMCAASVGIALPKDNSRYGYLSEYESFGQNEAQAGDYAEDIAAQMLASSLGIPFDVDKNWDEKRQQWSISGKIYNTKNITQSTKGDKDGKWTTVFAAAVLLL from the coding sequence ATGCTTGATTTAGTTGCAAAGAAATTATTTCTCACAAAAGGAAAAGGAGTTCATGAAGACCGACTAACAAGTTTTGAATATGCACTCAGAGATGCAGGTATTGCAGGAACTAATCTGGTATTGATTTCTAGTATTTTTCCACCCAAAGCAAAATTAATCTCAAGAAAAGAGGGTCTTAAACAAATTAGTCCTGGACAGATATTGTTTACAATTTATTCCAAGAATCAGACTCGTGAGCCATATAGAATGTGCGCCGCTTCTGTAGGTATTGCATTGCCTAAGGATAACAGCAGATATGGTTATCTGTCTGAATACGAATCATTTGGTCAAAATGAGGCACAGGCAGGTGATTATGCAGAAGATATTGCAGCGCAAATGTTGGCCTCGTCTTTAGGTATTCCTTTTGATGTTGACAAAAACTGGGATGAAAAAAGGCAACAGTGGTCAATTTCAGGTAAAATCTATAACACAAAAAATATCACACAATCCACAAAAGGCGATAAAGATGGAAAATGGACTACTGTTTTTGCCGCAGCTGTTCTCTTGCTGTAA
- a CDS encoding M3 family oligoendopeptidase, protein MAEYKLEKWDLSELAKNPKSQEFQKQIQELEKQSEKFEKIKTRLDPKMSSEKFMNILHQVEEISEKMSKIGGYASLSYSSDTQSDEATSLMTRMSKLGSEISNKILFFDLWWKTQVDEKNAKRLMKNAGELTEYLSHKRLFAKYALSEPEERIINTLDVTGISALVKLYDKITNAYEYKMKIGNKTRKMTREELTNYVRSTNSKIRETAYKTILTKYTENKGVIGEIYQNIVLNWRDEGIEIRGYKSPISMRNIGNDVDDKTIESLLAVCRKNSPVFQKFFLQKAKMLKMKKLRRYDLYAPAASNIKEKNYSYSNSVKLVFESLGRFSETLEEFARKVFNENHIDSSVRQGKRDGAFCSTLTPKITPYVLVNFTGKSRDVFTLAHELGHAVHSQAAQDRSILVQDAPLPLAETASTFSELLLYDNLSDKISNDEKKIMLSEKIDDLYATILRQSFFTIFEVDAHEQIGKGTTVDEISNTYLKNLKEQFGNSVNLSEDFAIEWSCIPHFYHTPFYCYAYSFGNLLALSLFQRYKKEGMDFVPSYIEILAAGGSKKPEKLLLEHGFDISSPKFWQEGFDYVRDQVKTLSSLN, encoded by the coding sequence ATGGCAGAGTATAAGCTTGAAAAATGGGATCTGTCAGAATTGGCAAAAAATCCAAAAAGCCAGGAATTTCAAAAACAGATTCAAGAATTGGAAAAACAATCAGAAAAATTTGAAAAAATTAAAACAAGACTAGATCCCAAAATGTCATCGGAAAAATTTATGAATATTTTACATCAAGTTGAAGAAATTTCTGAAAAAATGAGTAAAATCGGAGGATATGCATCCTTGTCCTATTCATCAGATACGCAGTCAGATGAGGCAACATCACTTATGACAAGAATGTCAAAGTTAGGTTCTGAGATTTCAAACAAGATTTTATTTTTTGATTTATGGTGGAAAACTCAAGTTGATGAAAAAAATGCAAAACGACTTATGAAAAATGCAGGTGAGTTAACAGAGTATCTATCACACAAAAGACTATTTGCAAAATATGCATTGAGTGAGCCTGAAGAGCGAATAATCAACACGTTAGACGTCACCGGAATATCAGCACTGGTAAAACTCTACGACAAGATCACAAATGCCTATGAATACAAAATGAAGATAGGAAATAAAACAAGAAAAATGACAAGGGAAGAACTTACCAATTATGTTCGAAGTACAAATTCAAAAATTCGTGAAACAGCTTACAAAACAATTCTGACAAAATATACAGAAAACAAGGGAGTAATCGGCGAAATATATCAAAATATTGTTCTGAATTGGAGAGATGAAGGGATAGAGATTAGAGGATACAAATCCCCAATCTCAATGCGAAATATTGGAAATGATGTAGATGATAAAACTATAGAATCGCTTCTTGCAGTATGCAGAAAAAACTCCCCAGTATTTCAGAAATTCTTTCTTCAAAAAGCAAAGATGCTGAAGATGAAAAAATTGAGAAGATATGATTTGTATGCGCCCGCAGCTTCCAACATTAAAGAAAAAAATTATTCATACAGTAATTCTGTAAAACTTGTTTTTGAATCTCTAGGAAGATTTAGTGAGACACTAGAAGAGTTTGCAAGAAAAGTGTTCAATGAGAATCACATCGATTCCTCAGTTAGACAAGGAAAAAGAGATGGGGCATTTTGCAGTACTCTTACTCCAAAAATTACACCGTATGTTCTAGTGAACTTTACAGGAAAATCAAGAGACGTGTTTACTTTAGCTCATGAATTAGGTCATGCAGTTCACAGTCAAGCAGCACAAGACAGGTCCATTCTTGTTCAAGACGCGCCGTTGCCCTTAGCTGAGACAGCATCCACATTTTCTGAATTGCTGTTATATGATAATTTATCAGACAAAATTTCTAATGATGAGAAAAAGATCATGCTATCAGAAAAAATAGATGATCTGTACGCAACAATCCTCAGACAGTCATTTTTTACAATTTTTGAAGTGGATGCTCATGAGCAAATTGGTAAAGGCACGACAGTCGATGAGATTTCAAATACATACCTGAAAAACCTTAAAGAGCAATTTGGGAATTCGGTAAATCTTTCAGAAGACTTTGCAATAGAATGGAGTTGCATTCCCCACTTTTACCACACACCGTTTTACTGCTATGCATACTCTTTTGGTAATTTGTTGGCATTGTCTCTATTTCAAAGATACAAAAAGGAAGGAATGGATTTTGTTCCATCATACATTGAAATTCTTGCTGCCGGCGGTTCTAAAAAGCCAGAAAAACTTCTCTTGGAGCATGGCTTTGATATCAGTTCACCAAAGTTTTGGCAAGAGGGATTTGATTATGTCAGAGACCAGGTTAAAACACTCTCATCATTAAACTGA
- a CDS encoding response regulator: protein MTNTQILLVDDDTQFLEATEYMLKYENYDVVTAKNGEEAIRKYNESHPYIVLMDLKMPIMNGYDAFFKIKKEHPDAKIVFTSAYAINNEEFENAQKSGLFGLLTKPFDLSELKNLISSKN, encoded by the coding sequence ATGACAAATACACAAATTCTTCTCGTTGATGACGATACACAGTTTTTGGAGGCTACTGAATATATGCTAAAGTATGAAAATTATGATGTGGTAACTGCAAAAAACGGCGAAGAGGCCATCAGAAAATACAATGAATCTCATCCATACATAGTGCTGATGGATCTCAAAATGCCAATAATGAATGGATATGACGCGTTTTTTAAAATAAAAAAAGAGCATCCAGATGCAAAGATTGTATTTACATCTGCATATGCAATAAACAATGAAGAATTTGAAAATGCACAGAAATCAGGATTGTTCGGTCTACTAACAAAACCATTTGATTTGAGTGAATTAAAAAATTTGATTTCATCCAAAAACTAA
- a CDS encoding sensor histidine kinase — MNKKKWAWYALIFSIILSILIITIEIYSIEEENIKTSITENQVKIQEIIAKSISKNISSEIELIVFELGELAESEELQKDIGTVESSQLIAHTFSRLNSISPTAQILALDEKFTVQSQVSKTHNSFVGATVKGLSELINSEKNSSQSEPAILSIDTLLFDEPEIAITYPIIDEKTKIPKGLLLVTFASSEFFKRHGNIYDVESQFLMVMDENHILLIDPSTENIGKNFFDEEIQQQIGNNSFSNNHIKNVLQGNLATAIFTLNDDIGERIITGIPVVINDKIEFMFAVVTPTQSINKEIDEIIFYTKIQTVFLLLAITVVLLAFLLKRSQSFKKEKLTVIGQLSSNIAHDIRNPLGTIKNAGVIISKENNDKNEIISREINRINLSVRRISHQIEEVLNYVRTTPLILKPHSINQTLYEAIDTLTIPKNIEINTPKNDMTIKFDHEKILIVFVNIILNAIQSIGDEKGHINISTQETESDIIIKFENSGPNIPLKDLKHIFDTLFTTKLEGTGLGLSSCKNIVEQHKGDIKAANNPVVFSIRLPK, encoded by the coding sequence GTGAATAAAAAAAAATGGGCATGGTATGCACTCATTTTTTCAATAATTCTTTCAATACTAATTATCACAATTGAGATATACAGTATAGAAGAAGAAAACATCAAAACGTCAATAACAGAAAATCAAGTAAAAATTCAAGAAATCATTGCAAAATCAATATCCAAAAACATTTCATCGGAGATTGAGTTAATCGTATTTGAACTAGGGGAATTGGCAGAATCAGAGGAATTACAAAAAGATATCGGAACAGTGGAATCAAGTCAGCTAATTGCACATACATTTAGTAGACTAAACTCTATTTCGCCTACTGCACAAATTCTAGCATTAGATGAGAAGTTTACAGTTCAGTCCCAAGTGAGTAAAACGCACAACTCGTTTGTGGGTGCAACAGTCAAAGGATTATCAGAATTAATAAATTCTGAGAAAAATAGCTCACAGTCAGAGCCCGCAATACTTTCAATCGACACCCTTCTTTTTGACGAGCCGGAAATAGCAATCACATATCCAATAATAGACGAGAAGACAAAAATTCCCAAAGGACTCCTTTTAGTAACATTTGCGTCAAGTGAATTTTTCAAGAGACATGGAAACATCTACGATGTTGAATCACAGTTTTTGATGGTCATGGATGAAAATCATATTTTATTAATTGACCCCAGTACTGAAAACATTGGAAAAAATTTCTTCGATGAAGAAATTCAGCAACAAATAGGCAACAATTCTTTTTCCAACAATCATATTAAAAATGTGCTTCAGGGAAATCTAGCTACGGCAATTTTTACTTTAAATGACGATATTGGGGAGAGAATAATTACGGGAATTCCAGTCGTGATCAACGATAAAATTGAATTCATGTTTGCAGTGGTAACTCCCACCCAATCAATTAACAAAGAGATTGACGAGATTATTTTTTACACAAAAATTCAAACTGTTTTTTTGTTGTTAGCAATAACGGTTGTACTATTAGCATTTTTGCTAAAAAGATCACAGAGTTTTAAAAAAGAAAAGCTGACAGTAATAGGGCAGCTCTCATCAAACATTGCTCATGACATACGAAACCCATTAGGAACAATAAAAAATGCAGGGGTGATCATAAGCAAAGAAAATAACGACAAAAATGAAATTATTTCAAGGGAGATAAACAGAATAAATCTATCAGTACGACGCATTTCACACCAGATTGAAGAAGTGTTAAACTATGTAAGAACGACACCGTTAATTCTAAAACCACATTCAATCAATCAAACGCTTTACGAAGCAATCGACACACTAACTATTCCAAAAAACATCGAGATCAATACTCCAAAAAACGACATGACCATAAAATTTGATCATGAAAAAATACTCATAGTGTTTGTAAATATCATTCTTAATGCAATTCAGTCAATTGGAGATGAAAAAGGACATATCAATATCAGCACGCAGGAAACCGAATCGGACATCATAATCAAATTTGAGAATTCTGGTCCCAACATACCATTAAAGGATCTAAAACATATTTTTGACACCTTATTTACAACAAAACTAGAGGGTACAGGGTTGGGATTATCTAGTTGTAAAAACATAGTAGAACAGCACAAAGGAGACATAAAGGCTGCCAACAATCCAGTGGTATTTTCAATCAGGTTGCCCAAATGA
- a CDS encoding UBP-type zinc finger domain-containing protein: MPKKCEHFLQEKDVSPNTISCEECEKEHLPVVAIRMCLTCGHVGCCDSSMGKHATKHFEETGHPVMKAIPNDIWKWCYIHKEYY; the protein is encoded by the coding sequence ATGCCAAAAAAATGCGAACATTTCTTGCAGGAAAAAGATGTTTCTCCAAATACTATTAGTTGTGAAGAATGCGAAAAAGAGCATTTGCCAGTAGTTGCGATTAGGATGTGTTTAACATGCGGGCATGTTGGATGCTGTGATTCGTCAATGGGAAAGCACGCAACTAAACACTTTGAGGAAACAGGACATCCAGTTATGAAGGCAATCCCAAATGATATTTGGAAGTGGTGTTATATTCATAAAGAATACTACTAA
- a CDS encoding inorganic diphosphatase, with product MSKNFWHDIESGNDIPEIINVIVEIPKGSMNKYEYDKKHNMIKLDRVLFSPFHYPGDYGLIPQSLSDDGDPLDALVLVTNSTYPGILIEARPIGLLQMKDDGKLDDKIICVATNDPRYLHTTDISDIEDHYRSEIAHFFQVYKDLEGKKVEILGWKSAKEAKIVIVESIKRYKDTLKKY from the coding sequence ATGAGCAAGAATTTTTGGCACGATATTGAATCAGGAAATGATATTCCAGAAATAATTAACGTGATAGTTGAGATTCCAAAAGGCTCTATGAACAAATACGAATATGACAAAAAACACAACATGATAAAATTAGACAGAGTTCTTTTCTCGCCTTTTCATTATCCAGGAGATTACGGGCTAATACCTCAAAGCTTATCTGATGACGGAGATCCGCTTGATGCGTTAGTACTGGTAACAAACTCCACATATCCAGGAATCCTAATTGAGGCAAGGCCTATTGGGTTACTGCAGATGAAAGACGACGGAAAACTAGATGACAAAATAATTTGTGTTGCCACAAATGATCCTAGATATTTACACACCACAGACATTTCAGATATTGAAGATCACTACCGTTCAGAAATTGCCCATTTTTTCCAGGTGTACAAAGATTTGGAGGGAAAAAAAGTAGAGATACTAGGTTGGAAGTCTGCCAAAGAAGCAAAGATTGTCATTGTTGAATCAATTAAAAGATACAAGGATACTTTGAAAAAATACTAA
- a CDS encoding DUF4443 domain-containing protein, which yields MQQQIKTLQKITSRKRTSKALTFSIPHVLKSILLLSRQKYASRATLCDELHMGEGAVRTLISYLREYEFVDSIKAGTFLTIKGKNFAKKFQEAIPYQSFLKKCCLTNGDHNCAIILRKEHVSNIGNGMKQRDYAILYGADDVLTLRFKNGEFVFVGDEVVCFADESEIKENLIEALHPRNNDIIIITSSNDKFVAEISAINTALWTLGS from the coding sequence ATGCAGCAACAGATCAAAACATTGCAGAAAATAACATCCAGAAAAAGAACAAGTAAAGCTTTGACATTTAGTATACCACACGTTCTAAAGTCGATTTTGCTATTGTCAAGACAAAAGTATGCAAGCAGAGCAACTTTGTGTGATGAACTGCATATGGGAGAAGGAGCAGTGAGAACATTGATTTCATATCTCAGAGAATATGAATTTGTAGATTCAATAAAAGCAGGAACATTTCTTACAATAAAGGGTAAAAATTTTGCAAAAAAGTTTCAAGAAGCAATTCCATACCAGAGTTTTTTGAAAAAATGTTGTCTTACAAATGGAGATCACAATTGTGCAATAATTCTTAGAAAAGAGCACGTCTCAAACATAGGAAACGGAATGAAGCAAAGAGACTATGCAATTTTGTATGGGGCAGATGACGTTTTGACTTTAAGATTCAAGAACGGAGAATTTGTTTTTGTAGGAGACGAGGTGGTATGTTTTGCAGACGAATCAGAAATAAAAGAGAATTTGATCGAGGCACTGCATCCAAGGAACAATGACATCATCATCATTACATCATCTAATGACAAATTTGTAGCTGAAATATCTGCAATCAATACGGCTTTGTGGACATTAGGATCATAA
- a CDS encoding CbtB domain-containing protein, giving the protein MSLPTEIMVSKSKVPVFAIMLLAMIFVVGLFVVGYDQGHIFSVVLGEQAYEDLYIHELTHDMRHAAGFPCH; this is encoded by the coding sequence TTGTCACTTCCTACTGAGATTATGGTTTCAAAATCCAAAGTTCCAGTATTTGCAATTATGCTTTTAGCCATGATCTTTGTAGTGGGATTGTTTGTTGTAGGTTATGATCAAGGTCATATCTTCAGTGTTGTGTTGGGGGAGCAGGCATATGAAGATCTTTACATTCATGAGCTGACACATGACATGCGTCATGCAGCAGGATTTCCTTGTCACTAG
- a CDS encoding CbtA family protein gives MRTVLFLAIVLVSGAIAGTFHGMANLAIVEPYLDQAIGIENQNLFASGEEEDTPQFWVEYNSYRDWQKGGQVLAGAILGTSIGALFGIVYALSRNSLPGKTDLQKSFVLAGIMWISIYLIPFLKYPANPPTVGDAETVVLRAILYLSFIAISGFGVIGFYQVYKRLKKNTQVFAFVGYIAFIGIVFALMPANPDEVTAPMDLVNGFRAMSVVAVSVFWVSVAAIMGMLWHKFRPDSEISVEKTP, from the coding sequence ATGAGAACTGTACTCTTTTTGGCAATTGTCTTGGTATCTGGTGCAATTGCAGGAACCTTTCATGGAATGGCAAACCTTGCAATAGTGGAACCATATCTTGATCAAGCAATTGGAATTGAAAACCAGAATCTGTTTGCATCAGGCGAAGAAGAAGACACCCCGCAATTCTGGGTTGAATACAATAGTTACCGCGATTGGCAGAAAGGTGGACAAGTTTTAGCTGGTGCAATACTAGGAACATCAATTGGTGCTCTATTTGGAATTGTTTATGCTTTGTCTAGAAATTCTTTGCCAGGAAAGACTGACTTGCAAAAATCATTTGTTCTTGCAGGAATCATGTGGATTTCAATATACTTGATTCCATTCTTGAAATACCCTGCAAATCCTCCAACTGTTGGGGATGCTGAAACTGTAGTGTTGCGAGCAATACTCTATCTATCATTTATTGCAATTTCTGGATTTGGAGTCATTGGGTTTTATCAAGTGTACAAGCGTCTAAAGAAAAATACCCAGGTTTTTGCATTTGTTGGATATATTGCATTCATTGGAATTGTTTTTGCATTAATGCCTGCAAATCCTGATGAAGTAACTGCCCCGATGGATTTGGTGAATGGATTCAGAGCAATGTCCGTTGTTGCAGTTAGCGTGTTTTGGGTATCTGTTGCAGCTATTATGGGCATGCTCTGGCACAAATTCCGACCTGATTCTGAGATTTCTGTGGAAAAAACTCCATAG
- a CDS encoding fibronectin type III domain-containing protein produces the protein MKDELIGLSIITVLGLFGSVTSSFAEDSLSWKSEYFVGILDSKTDEHIPVMVTTFSKDSLKLDWAKPEITTNQKIISYDVLRKDLNSDYYKIAEITNLKQSSYIDMNLNEGYYGYKIIPVLMKTDSDKITMHGINREHSFFPTYVQGQQLVAQNLLKQNCLKCFDDSFEEIDNIFQYEFSEYTKRTNNEYQQNLDSESLRTENLFAFLFKIRNNH, from the coding sequence ATGAAGGATGAATTGATAGGACTTTCAATTATTACTGTTCTAGGATTATTTGGATCTGTGACTAGTTCATTTGCTGAAGACTCACTATCTTGGAAATCCGAATATTTTGTAGGGATTCTGGATTCTAAAACTGATGAGCATATTCCAGTAATGGTAACTACATTTTCAAAAGATTCCTTGAAACTTGATTGGGCGAAACCAGAGATTACAACGAATCAAAAAATTATTAGTTATGATGTATTGCGAAAAGATCTAAATTCTGATTATTATAAAATTGCAGAGATTACAAACCTAAAACAATCATCCTATATTGACATGAATCTAAATGAAGGATATTACGGATACAAAATTATTCCTGTCTTAATGAAAACTGATTCTGACAAAATTACAATGCATGGAATAAACAGAGAACACAGCTTTTTTCCAACTTATGTTCAAGGACAACAACTAGTTGCACAAAATCTGTTAAAACAAAATTGTCTAAAATGTTTTGATGACTCTTTTGAGGAAATAGACAACATTTTTCAATATGAATTCTCTGAATATACCAAACGAACCAATAATGAATATCAACAAAACTTAGATTCTGAATCCCTGAGAACAGAAAATCTTTTTGCTTTCTTATTTAAAATACGAAATAATCACTAA